One genomic region from Vitis riparia cultivar Riparia Gloire de Montpellier isolate 1030 chromosome 17, EGFV_Vit.rip_1.0, whole genome shotgun sequence encodes:
- the LOC117934527 gene encoding dof zinc finger protein DOF5.6 gives MGLTFLPVCMDSSEWLQGTAHEENGMDSSSPSGDMLTCSRPLIERRLRPPHDQALKCPRCDSTHTKFCYYNNYSLSQPRYFCKTCRRYWTKGGTLRNIPVGGGCRKNKKVASKKSNDHSINQNPGPSSHNPTDLHLSFPEVQFSHLSNLLGSHGGLGNHSFMESKYNGMLENARPIDFMEGKFEAIVGSSRNHDFMGNCELGMGGLGDMSHGGLAPNFHGLCSPFGVTLDANGGTFMDTCQRLMLPYEGNVEQNAMDVKPNTKLLSLDWQDQGCSDAGKDSFVYLNSLGSWNGMMSNGYGPSTTNPLV, from the coding sequence GGAACGGCTCACGAGGAGAATGGAATGGACTCTTCTTCACCTTCCGGAGACATGCTCACTTGCTCCAGACCATTGATAGAGAGGAGGCTGAGGCCACCGCATGACCAAGCTCTCAAGTGCCCAAGGTGTGACTCAACACACACCAAGTTTTGCTATTACAACAATTACAGCCTCTCTCAGCCAAGGTACTTCTGCAAGACTTGTAGAAGGTATTGGACTAAAGGGGGCACCCTCAGGAACATTCCTGTGGGTGGTGGGTGCCGAAAGAACAAGAAGGTTGCATCCAAGAAATCAAATGATCATTCAATTAACCAGAACCCGGGACCTTCCTCACATAATCCCACTGATCTTCACCTCTCATTTCCTGAGGTGCAGTTTTCTCACCTCTCCAACTTACTTGGGAGCCATGGGGGCCTTGGAAATCATAGTTTCATGGAGAGCAAGTACAATGGTATGCTTGAAAATGCTAGACCAATTGATTTTATGGAAGGTAAGTTTGAAGCTATAGTCGGAAGTTCCAGGAACCATGATTTTATGGGGAATTGTGAGTTGGGTATGGGTGGACTTGGAGATATGAGTCATGGTGGGTTAGCACCAAATTTTCATGGCCTTTGCTCTCCATTTGGGGTCACCCTTGATGCAAACGGTGGAACTTTCATGGACACTTGCCAGAGGTTAATGCTACCATATGAGGGAAACGTGGAACAAAATGCAATGGACGTGAAGCCAAATACCAAGCTCCTGTCCCTTGACTGGCAAGATCAAGGTTGTTCTGATGCTGGGAAGGACTCATTTGTGTATCTCAACAGCCTTGGTTCATGGAACGGCATGATGAGCAATGGTTACGGGCCATCAACCACAAACCCACTAGTCTAA